The following proteins are co-located in the Nocardia bhagyanarayanae genome:
- a CDS encoding NUDIX hydrolase, with translation MRPEALDRIERQLRAEARRDGIGDFVVGVAVFRDRKLLVVRRVPDDYHGGMYELPGGGVESGETFAECVARELFEETGLRVRSITEFLGGIDYATRTKPRVRKFSFLVEVEPGEVALAPGEHDAFAWIDASALDELPMTTDMRAAVSSLVSSG, from the coding sequence ATGCGACCGGAAGCGCTCGATCGCATCGAGCGACAGCTCCGCGCCGAGGCGCGCCGCGACGGCATCGGCGATTTCGTGGTCGGTGTCGCGGTCTTCCGCGACCGGAAGCTGCTCGTGGTCCGGCGGGTGCCCGACGACTATCACGGGGGCATGTACGAACTGCCCGGCGGCGGCGTGGAATCGGGGGAGACCTTCGCCGAGTGCGTGGCGCGGGAGCTCTTCGAGGAGACCGGGCTGCGGGTGCGCAGCATCACCGAGTTCCTCGGCGGCATCGATTACGCCACCCGCACCAAGCCGCGGGTGCGCAAGTTCAGCTTCCTGGTCGAGGTGGAGCCGGGCGAGGTGGCGCTCGCGCCCGGCGAACACGACGCCTTCGCCTGGATCGACGCGAGCGCGCTCGACGAACTACCGATGACGACGGATATGCGGGCGGCGGTCAGTTCCCTGGTCAGCTCGGGCTGA
- a CDS encoding pirin family protein, which yields MSTLTTPHIDIHRGGDRMKTRVSWLDSKHSFSFGEHYDPENTHHGLLLVNNEDIVLPGQGFDTHPHRDMEIVTWVLGGSLVHQDSLGHSGVIYPGLAQRMSAGTGILHSEKNDSWRLDDSAEHQEPVHFVQMWVVPDEPGLTPGYQQLEIDDELAGGGLVTVASGLPRYRDRAAIAINSSHSALHVARMPGAEPGAAPQVIDLPDAPYLHLFVARGEVEMEDVGPLYEGDAVRLTRSGGQRITAHGPAEILVWEMHARLGGQ from the coding sequence ATGTCCACACTCACGACGCCTCACATCGATATCCACCGTGGCGGCGACCGCATGAAAACGCGGGTGTCCTGGTTGGATTCGAAGCATTCGTTCTCCTTCGGTGAGCACTACGACCCGGAGAACACCCATCACGGCCTGCTGCTGGTGAACAACGAGGACATCGTGCTGCCCGGGCAGGGTTTCGACACACACCCGCACCGGGACATGGAGATCGTCACCTGGGTGCTCGGCGGCAGCCTGGTGCACCAGGACTCGCTCGGACACAGTGGCGTCATCTACCCCGGCCTCGCCCAGCGGATGAGCGCGGGCACCGGCATCCTGCATTCGGAGAAGAACGACTCGTGGCGGCTGGACGACAGTGCCGAGCACCAGGAGCCCGTGCATTTCGTGCAGATGTGGGTGGTCCCCGACGAGCCGGGCCTGACTCCCGGCTACCAGCAGCTGGAAATCGATGACGAACTGGCGGGCGGCGGTCTGGTCACGGTGGCCTCGGGCCTGCCGCGCTACCGCGATCGCGCCGCGATCGCCATCAACAGCAGCCACTCCGCGCTGCACGTCGCCCGCATGCCCGGTGCGGAGCCGGGCGCTGCGCCGCAGGTGATCGACCTGCCCGACGCACCGTACCTGCACCTGTTCGTCGCCCGCGGCGAGGTCGAGATGGAGGACGTCGGCCCGCTGTACGAGGGCGACGCCGTGCGGCTGACGCGCAGCGGCGGCCAGCGGATCACCGCGCACGGTCCGGCCGAGATCCTGGTCTGGGAGATGCAC